Genomic segment of Deltaproteobacteria bacterium:
AGTGTGCTTATCAATAAAATCGCCCCCTTTGGTGACCCTATTGAATTAAAAATCCGAGATTATCGGCTGTCGATCCGTCGCAAAGATGCCCGTCATATCCTCTTAGAATCTAAAAAATAACTTCCCATGGATTGCCACTCCCCCTCCCATTCAGAAACTGCCCAATGTGAAATCCCCACTGTCTTGATTATCGGTAATCCCAATACCGG
This window contains:
- a CDS encoding ferrous iron transport protein A; the encoded protein is MTSTHKTVADLRIGEVGVIKDFILSNTFVHKLREMGLTCGASVLINKIAPFGDPIELKIRDYRLSIRRKDARHILLESKK